The Alnus glutinosa chromosome 10, dhAlnGlut1.1, whole genome shotgun sequence DNA window TTCTCACACTTTATGCCACGTTTTTGGGTTAGTGTGCATTAAAGCATATTGTACTGTTTTATTATGCTTTTTCTCCTGTGAAAAGTTTTCTATCAGTACAAGAAGTATATTGCAAATTATAATTGTTAGAAGCATGGTGCTATCCTATgattcttcatgaaaatcaataTCATGCTCTGAATTCTAAGTTTTGATGAACCAGTGCTCAATTGAGTGCAATTATTCTCTCTACTAAATGCTTGATTCTGGACTTCATCTCTCCAGGATTATAATCTGTATCAAATAATCAGAGACCGACCAAGGCCCTTTTCAGAAGAAGAGATCCAAAACTTTATGTCTCAAATGTTGCATGGACTTACTCACATGCACAGAAATGGGTATTTTCATCGGGATCTAAAACCTGGTAATACATTTTCCTACAGTTGTTGCTTCCATCCTTGTTTTAAGATTTCTATTTGTGTTTTCATGAACTATTACGATTTTATGTTATCAAGTAAATAATTAGAGACCATTTCTTCCTTGAAGAAAATTTGCTGGTGACAAACGACTTTCTTAAAATTGGCGACTTTGGACTGGCTAGAGAAGTGTCATCAGTGGGTCCTTATACTGAATATGTTTCCACACGGTGGTGAGTCATATCAAATTACCTAGTCTTATTCATTCTGTCTGTTGGTGTGCACAAGCATACTCACTTTCAGTTAGTAATTATTCACATTTGACACTGTTGGTGCATGCATGCGTGCACTGTTTTGGGGTGTGTTTGCATGCCTGAACATGTGCTCCGACTGATTACTCTGAAATTTGATCCTTTGAGTTAGTAACTATTCACATTTATGGTTTGCGCTTATATATATGCCAGGTACCGGGCACCAGAAGTTCTGTTGCAGTCTTCATCCTACACGCCTGCAGTTGGTAAACATTTTTGAATTTCCTGCTCATTGCAAACTTCTCCACTCCTCTTTGTTTCAAATTGGTAGCTGCTTTCTCTCTCGTAGAGGCTGGGAATGGGTTAGGTTGATTCGTTAAGCTTATATTTTCCATTTGGCAAAACCTATATCCAAAATTGAATTACTATGATAAGTCTCAACTATTTTCAATATTCTTGTTAATTTCTAAAATTTGAACTATAACAATGTCAACtgaggtaattacctttttcccccatcaactaccaatcattgtcaacatgcccctatgaattgacacttcgaccaaaaaagtgcatcaaactaccatctttacatactttgaccccttccgtcagggaatcctgttaacttggatggaatatgtcattttttaccgttaattttggtttaaagaccaaaatgccctctctagtaattagtaaaaaatattaaaattaatatattttttttaaaaaaaaaacctaaggggtggccggagccacgtttaggggtggctcgcgggccGCGGCCACCCAGCTTTCGAGGTGGCCGCGAGCCATCCCAGAGGTGGCTggagccacctttaggggtggctcgcgggccaCCCTAGAGATAagctggggtggccgcgcggccacccctagttcCGGGGTAGccgtgagccaccccagaggtggccggagccacctctgggggtggctcacaggccacccggccaccagccaccccattttcctttagtttcttttttttttttgtttaagatgAGGGTATTAggttatttttgaaattgagttaggacatttaagtctttgcatgaattagactgacagaaggggttaaagtatgtaaagatggtagtttgatgctcttttttggtcgaagtgtcagttcatgggggtatGTTGACAAtaactggtagttgatggggggaaaaggtaattaccccatgTCAACTTATAAACTAACAGTAACCATTTTAGTGATCATGACAAACATTAAGTGAAAAATTatatagttttatttaaatatgaTGATTCGTCTTAATTTAAATCTAAACTTATTGGCTTTACATGTGAAAATCAAAACATATTCATTTTATCCATATGGTTAATATGCCCACTGGAATTCTTAATTGTACTAGGTGATTTTTCGACATACCAATTAGTTAGGGGAATTGCTAATACTACCTTTTGTTCTTCAAATGCAATCAtaaagagaattcaaaaaatagtACTTAGATGTCTGAATGTGAAGATGTTCTATGGATAATATACATGATACGAATGTACTCAAGATGGAGAGGGAGAATTTGAGTTGCTCTCTTGAGTTTGTCTTTCAATTGACCTGGTAACTCATCAGAAAGACGAAAATAAGcctaaatgatattttttttttttagaagtactATATATTCTTtcaaagcgcagaggggcgcaatcTTAGCATAGAGAGAGTATATAATAGAACCCCTAAATTATATAAGAGAAGAACATAACtctaaaatctcaaaaaaaattaaagacatGCACACTATTCCAGGCTAGTTTCCATGTATACTAGGATTGTAGAATCATCTTCTTTGTCTCTAGCAATCCACTCTCACGATCTTCAAAACTCCCCGCGTTCCGCTCTCACCAAAGACACCATATTAAACACAAAGTAGCCATCCAAATTTGCAAAGCATGACAATTTCCCAATTTCCAAATAAAGAATGCCACTCTAAAGGGtgccttaactttccaaatacccTTTCAAGGGAAATTTGACCTTACATTATTAGATAATACCTGATAATACGACataacttcaaattttttccTATTAGATATCTAGCAAATTGTGTCATTGCCTCCATGTCTTACTCTTTAAGAAAACAGCAACTCGAAAAATCCAAAAACCACTTCCATCTGCCAATTATGCACCGGTctagtaaatataatatttcaaTGTTGTTTCCATTCTAGAGCTGCATATTATTCACCACCCACACATCCTTACCACAAGCAATAGTGAATAATTCTAGAAACGAGACCTTCAACAATTGCTTCTCACAGCATACTAGATCCATCACCTACCGGATATCTCAGATATTTAGCAAAACCGTCCCACTCTCCTTATACATTTCCACATTCCCAAACCATAGGGCTCCCCAAACTCCTTAGAACACCAATATCCCCTCATACTATCATATTTAATACCCACTACCtttctccacaaagcctctctccCCGTAGCAAGCCTCCACAACCACTTTCCCAAAAGGGCTCGATTAAactaaatcatatttttcaccTCCAAACCTCCTGAAGTTAGCGGAGTACATATAGTCGACCATTTCACCAGATGAACTTAAACTCATCACTAATACCCCCCACAAAAGGTTTGTCAAGAGTTTTTCCAATCGACGAGCCACTCCTACCAGAATAgggaaaatggaaaaataatacgTCGGTAAATTAGAAAAAGTACTTTTTATAATAGTTAACCTACCTCCCTTTGATAAATAAAGCCTCTTCCTTCTGGCCAACCTAtgctccatcttctcaataatgccaCTCCAATTGGTTGGTGGAAGCCTTATAGTGAGCACCCAAATACTTCATCGGCAACGACGCCACACCACACCCAAGAATGCTAGCCAAACCCTTCACATCCCTCACATTGCCTACAAGAACAATCtctgacttagacaaatttgtCTTTAACCCGGACTTTGCTTCAAAATATAAGAACAAACatcttaaatttcaaatttttccacATTAGGCTCACAAAAGATTAACGTATCATCTACAAACAACAAATGTGACACTACCATCGCCTCATGATTTCTCGATCCCTTCGAAAACCCAGATAGAAGCCCTCTATCCAGTGTCATAGACAACATCCTACTTCATGCCCCCataataatcacaaaaaaaagtGGAGACAATGGATCTCCGTGTCTTAACGCGAACTACTAAGAAAACCCGAGGGCGCACCATTAATGAGAATGGAAAACTGAACCGTAGAAATGCAGTGATCTATCCAACCTTGCCATCTCTCCCAAAGCCGCGCCACTTCAACAAATATAATAGAAATTCCCAATTTACGTGGTCAtaggccttctccaaatccaatttacaTAATGCCCAGTTCCGAATGCGAAGCTGACTATCCAAACATTTATTTGCCACCAAAACAGAATCCAAAATTTGCCTACTCCCGATAAACAAATTCTAATAACTTGAGACAATCTTACCCATTATTGACTTGAACCTATTTGCCATaactttggaaataattttgtgCACCCCACCCACTAAGCTGATAGGACGAAATCCTTGATCTCCACTGCCCCAACTTTCTTTGGAATAGTAGAAACAAACATAGCATAGAAACCCTTCTCGAATTTTCCACATCTATGGAACTCCTTAAACACTGCCGTAATGTCCTCTTTTATTACCTCCTAACAtttctggaaaaaaaataaataaaatccattAGCTCCTAGCGCCTTATCTCCATTAAAGTTCCTCACCACCTCCAACACTTAACTTCCTTCAAATTCTCTTTCCATCCAAGTTCTCTCCCCATAGGCATCATCaatggaaagaaataaaagttATCCATCTTTGGTCACCACATATATTGTTCAGAATATAATTGTTTATAGAAGTTCACAATGTGATCCTTTATTGCTACTAAATCATCATTCATATTCCCATCAACCACTAAGGACTCAACTGAATTATTTGTCCTATACAAATTTGCCAAACGGTGAAAAAAACTTCATATTGTTGTCTCCCTCTCTCAACCAAAGAGCacttgactttttttttctttctccaacTCACTTCTTCAAGATAGATACTCCGCTCCAATTCTCTAGAATAATCTTCTTTCTTAATTCTTTCATCTTCAATTAATGATCCCTCCTTTGCAAGTAAATCCATAGCACAAAGACCCTCCACCATCTCCCTCTTTCGCTTCCCTACATCACCAAAGACCTCCTCATTCCAGTTCTTCAAATCAGTTTTCAATGCTTTCAATTTTTGTGCCAACACATAACTAGATTTTCCCTCATAATTACAAGACTCCTACCACGTTTTGACCTACTCTACAAAACCCTGTTATTGCAACCgcatattttcaaacttaaaaataCCTCCTACCCCTACTCCCCACTCCACAATCTAACATCAACAGAAAATGATCAGACAATAACCGAGGAAGACGTCTCTGAGTCACATTTTCCTCCCACTCCATAGCTAGCaagaatctatcaattttttttaccatGCCTTAACAACCCAACTATTAGACCACGTGAAACTCCCCTTTACCAATGGAATATCCATGAGTCCTTACTAAAAAATGAACTATGAGAATTCCACCATTGCTTGTGTTTGTCTGGAGTTGCTTGGTCTTTCACAAGGATACCGAACTACGTTAAAAGCTTCCCCATACACCACGGCCTCTACCACAGACTCATTAAACCAACCAATTCATCCCATAGACATCTTCTTTCCACATCATCTTTTGGCCCATGAACCCCCTCAAAGGCccattcaattttttcaattttttttgtacgCAGTTAAAAGAACAAGCTACCACAAACCTCCCCACATAATCCTCAATCTTCTCCACCACTCGCCTATCCCACATTAATAGAACACCTCCTGATGCCCCTCTTGACCCCAAATACAACCAATCTACATGAATACATCCCCATACACTACGAACCACTTCCCTACTAATAACCTCCATTTTTGTCTCTTGCAAACACACAATATCCGCTTTCCACTCCCTTAAAAGCCTTCTAATCCGCAATCTTTTCTTGGAATCATTCATGCCTCTCACATTCCATGATATGATCttgggttttataaataacatttACCACCCCTCCCCTTTCTTGTCACTCTATTAGATTGACCTCCCTTCACATCATAATTCACCGAACAAACCAATCTTTTTAATTCACGATGTCCTTTATTCCCAGATTTCCCACTTAACCCATCTCTCAAACTCAGACGATTCTGCCCTTAACACTTGTTTGTCTGAAAAGATGTTCAAGCCTTATTATCCCAAAGCCCAACATAAGTTTTTCCAATTTTACTTGCTTTTCCGCATGCCCTTTGAACAccttttcttgttgttttttcCCTCCCTTTATTTTCTCCGACTTTTTTTGAACCCTTAAATTGCTTTTGTTGATACTTTTGTAAGAGTAATTCTTTGTGTGTGcatctttgtgtgtgtgtgtgtgtgtgtgagagagagagagagagagagagagagagagagagcaaggtAGTGTGGTAACTGATCTAATATTCCAGCCGCTTTGATGAGTTTAGAATTTACTTGAGCAAGGTTGTTTTGTTGGGGGCTCTACTAGACTTtcatttaatatgtcaattttgACTTTACTTATTCTTGGTTTGTTTTCGTACTTGAGCGATGACTAACAAATGAAAATATGGACAGACATGTGGGCAGCTGGGGTTATACTAGCTGAGCTTTTCACTTTATCCCCTATTTTCCCTGGCAAAAGGTGATTTTATTTCCCAAGTTTATCGTCTTCTGGCTTCGTACTCTAAAGGAATGAATTCTTTACTGTATGTTAAGATTCAAATATCAGTAGTCTATGTTCATGATTAATGTGATCAAATTTTAACAAGTTGTGGTCATGACTGGTGACATAGTAACCATCAACCCGTTGTTTTCAAATAACTAGTATAGGTGAAGTTAATATGGGAGTGGTGAGgcttgattttattatttttcttttatggtgGTTTGCTCCAGTTTTCTGTATGAGTCATGTTCAACGTAGTCATTGAAATTTATGACCATTTCCGCAACAAATGCTGATGCAGTTCATTCACTTCTCTGTGATAATGtttctctataaaaaaaatcgATCATCTCTTTCACTTTTCCTACTCAATTTAATATTGCGATTGATAAATTTAATACTTAGTCATTCCTGTCTATGGCTTTGACCGTATGTTCTTGCACACTTCTATTCAACAGCATGCTGGTATTACTTAATGCTCTAACTGCTTCCTGATGCAGGTTTGAGTCCATCTATTGCTGTTCCATCAAAAAGACGTGCAAATATTATTTCATGTAGACATTTTAGCAGAACCTGCATATTGTTGGATGATATTTTCTAATATTGATGAAGTATAAGTTAGAGAAGTCAGGAAGTTGTCTTGTAAGCTGTATGCTTAAAATATTCACAAAAATTCTCATCTGAACATTTGTTTgctattttatcaaaatctgTTTATCTTTTGCTCTTATAGTACCATATGAATTAAGcctgattatttttttttataaaagagtaGGATGcactttcttttttgcttaTACATGCAATGCTATCCGCCTTTAtgatttgttaaattatttgaaCAGTTTGGATAAACAAGTAATCCCAAATATATGTGAACATGGGCGAGGCTCTCAAAGTGTTGATAGGGGCAATGCCCAATCATTGTTTATCCCATATCTATACAtgcacaaacacacacatatatgtataaatttatgcatgtatataaaatatatattgtgcTTCGGCTGACATTTAGAGGGAATtctattttctgattttcttttgaTGTCAATTCAGACTATAAGAAGATTGTGGAACTGCCTGATGTACCATAGTAGTCTAAACTTTTGCCTGTGAAATAAGAGATAAACtgtaactttttaaatttcatcttatttagTAATTTCATGCATGGGCAGCGAAATAGATCAATTGTGCAAGATATGCCAAATACTTGGTGTGCCAGACTTGAATATTTTCCCCGAAGGGACGAACGCCTCTCGAATACTCAGCATTTTTAGTTATGAAGAGGTAAGCTTTTGTTTGGAATGTTGGTTCATTTTTTCGTATGTTTGACTTTGCTATCATTATCTTCTATTAATAATCATTCTCTTTTGTGTAGATTTTGCCTGCAAACCTTGCTGATATCATTCCAAATGCTAGCTCAGAAGCTCTCGACTTGATTTTGGTGGGTGTTGTTGATACAGCTTACAACTTTTTACTATCAACACTTCTTGACTCATTttgaattaaataaacaatactAGTAACATTACGATTTCATATCTGATACTTTCTTCTTGGCTGTCCATAGCGACTATGTTCATGGGACCCTTCAAGGAGGCCAGATGCAGATGAATCATTAAAACATCCTTTTTTCCATGTAAGATGCAGTTCTCAAGCGTTGTTTTCTCTATCTCATCAAATTAGTTTAATGTACTAAGATGTACTGGACAGGTGGGTTGGGTTCCTTATCCACTTCGTGATCCACTTGAGCTGAAATTGAGCGACATGGGTAAGggttatttgtttatttattcttttttaatttttataaagcTCACTTCTGGTTTCCACAGTAGTTAATTGGGAACAGtattagtattttcttttaatttattattttttcctgcACTATTCTTCAGGAGAAAAGCCCAAACTAGAGTTAAATTTACAGGACTTTGGCCCTGAACCCGAGGACTGTTTTCTTGGCTTGACGTTGGCTGTGAATCCCAGTGTTTCAAACTTAGGTAAATAGTGTTCTGCCTCTGATATTTTATAGTTTAGCAATTTGGTATGTGATTTAGCACTTTAATGGAAAGGGAAAACGAGTAGTTTTCTTTGCTTCACAATCTCCCCACCTTTCACTGTTAACTACACATATAACTATGAGTCCGTTCAGATGTTCTTGTCAATGCcaaaattttgatataattGACGGGGCTTTCCCTGCCTGCTTGGCCCTGCTGGAATGGTCCATCTTctggttttggttgttttggccAGATATTTTGTTCATCTAATCAGGCGATTGTGGCCCTTCCTGTACATGACCGTGTCATTTCAACACTTAGTCCCAAATGGTGATATTGGCTGACCACTTGAAGTTTAAAGTATGCCCTTTATGGACTTAGAAATTTGTCAGATGCATGTTACTATGGCTTTTTTACTGTTTGGTGCAATGGTAAAAAGTCTCTGGCTGCCAAACGGGAATATGGGGATTTGAGTCTTGAGGGTGGCCACTTCatgcaaaatatcaaaatgtagGACCGTATCCAAGTCACCTGTCCCAGGACCCCATTGGTTAATGACCCTTGATGTCAGGATGGCGTTTTTGATGGGTTAGGAGATTTATCAAAAGAAGATAATAAGTGACCGCTTTTAGGAGTCCCGTGGATTcctttatatgtattttttatgaTATTATATCATTTACATTTATATGGCAGAAAGTTATACTGCTTTCTAGAGTCAACCATCTTGTAGTAATGACTTCTGTTGGAGCAAAGTTCTCTAGGTTCTAGGAATGGTTGGTAGTCTTTCTGTAGAACATTTCGGTTTTTCCATGTGAtcccttctttttcttgattctttttgtttttgttctttcattAAAACTTCACTTTTTCTCACTTGTTTTGGACGGGATGTATTTCACTCTTATCTGACAATGATACCATTTCCTGCAGAAACGGTACATAATGCTTCTCAGGGTATGAGAGAGGTGAGTCATAGTGCCACTTTTAAGCAGCATATTGTAGTTAAAGCAGTATATCCCTCTGTGAGACACTACTGTATTTTGATGTACACTTACTTTATTATGCAGGACATACTGTTTTGTTCGGGTTTGAATGATCATTCAGAACGGTCAGGTAAGGCTTTGGGTTGACCTCTTATTTAAGTGGACTCTGCCTTGAAGGGGTTAACCTCTTCTATTTAAGTGGACTCTGCTTTGAAGGGGTTAACCTCTTCTATTATCTATGGTTTCTCTTTCCTGGACCTTTGGACGTCTTCTTCAAGGCAGAAAGAGCAAGTTTCATTAAAATTGTGGTTGTTGTAGCCATTGATATAGTCCAATTGTTTCCTGGAAAAGACACCTgccttttcaattttgtttcgtGTTTGCAACTAATGTGTCATGATTACTTTGTGTTCCAGTTTTTTGGCCACTATTTACGCCTGATCGAAATAGAATTCAACCCCCAGTTGAGTCTTCCTTGTCATTATCATTCAGGTTAGTTTATCTGCATccatagtcatttttttttcctgctcaTTGTGTAAATGTTGTATTTTTTGTGGCAACAGAAAGTGGTCTAAAGATAACCTAAATTTTGACTGTCCTTGCTGTTTTAATACTTT harbors:
- the LOC133879804 gene encoding serine/threonine-protein kinase MHK → MERYKILKELGDGTCGCVYKAWDKLTGEIVAVKKLKRKFYFWQEHTKLRELKALRKLNHPNIIKLKEVVRENNELFFIFEYMDYNLYQIIRDRPRPFSEEEIQNFMSQMLHGLTHMHRNGYFHRDLKPENLLVTNDFLKIGDFGLAREVSSVGPYTEYVSTRWYRAPEVLLQSSSYTPAVDMWAAGVILAELFTLSPIFPGKSEIDQLCKICQILGVPDLNIFPEGTNASRILSIFSYEEILPANLADIIPNASSEALDLILRLCSWDPSRRPDADESLKHPFFHVGWVPYPLRDPLELKLSDMGEKPKLELNLQDFGPEPEDCFLGLTLAVNPSVSNLETVHNASQGMREDILFCSGLNDHSERSVFWPLFTPDRNRIQPPVESSLSLSFSSIQHPSMGVP